From Candidatus Hydrogenedentota bacterium, one genomic window encodes:
- a CDS encoding c-type cytochrome, whose product MVIKRDVRHMVLGRAGMAFVVIVLLGCAVNAAAAPVFRSPQEIIASADGKLLYVCEATANAVAVVDTAKDKVARRIELADPPGGLALSADGKTLYITAAVPQGMVRVVDAASGKVQAEIAAGHTPVAPVLSPDGALLYVCNRFNNDVAVIDLASKTTLARVPVTREPVAAALTPDGKLLYVANLVPDGPSDGDYTGAVVSVIDTAARSLAATVALPNGSTGLHGVCVSPDGAHVYVTHILARYQMPTTQLERGWMNTNALSVLDAASMSLVNTVLLDDVDLGGANPWAVACTADGKSVCVTHAGTHEISVIDRAALHDRLARAAAGERVTEVSSSAGDVPNDLSFLVGLRRRIKLAGNGPRGLWVDGATAYATQYFTDDIAVVDLAAANPAASAKRIELGDAAPTPERLGERHFFDAALCFQHWQSCGSCHPDARVDGLNWDLLNDGIGNPKNTKSMLLSHETPPAMSLGVRDGAEVAVRAGIRHIQFAVRPEEDAVAIDLYLKSLKPVPSPLLEGGKLGAAAERGKALFAGAKCADCHTPPHYTDMKVYELGTARGLDEGKPVDTPALAEVWRTAPYLHDGRSATIMDVLKKDNPDNRHGDTAGLTEQELADLAAYVLSL is encoded by the coding sequence ATGGTCATTAAACGGGATGTGCGGCACATGGTGTTGGGGCGCGCCGGGATGGCGTTCGTGGTGATCGTGCTCCTGGGATGCGCGGTGAATGCCGCCGCGGCGCCGGTGTTCCGGTCCCCCCAGGAAATCATCGCCTCCGCCGACGGCAAACTGTTGTACGTCTGCGAGGCCACGGCGAACGCCGTGGCGGTGGTGGACACGGCCAAGGACAAAGTGGCGCGCCGGATTGAACTGGCGGACCCGCCGGGGGGGCTTGCCCTGTCCGCGGACGGCAAAACGCTGTACATCACCGCCGCCGTCCCCCAGGGAATGGTGCGGGTGGTGGACGCGGCTTCCGGAAAGGTTCAGGCGGAGATTGCCGCCGGACACACGCCCGTCGCCCCGGTTCTCAGTCCGGACGGGGCCCTGCTCTATGTCTGCAACCGCTTCAACAACGACGTGGCCGTGATTGATTTGGCCTCAAAAACCACACTGGCGCGCGTGCCCGTCACCCGGGAGCCCGTGGCGGCGGCGCTCACTCCCGATGGGAAACTGCTGTACGTGGCGAATCTCGTGCCCGACGGCCCGTCGGACGGGGACTACACGGGCGCGGTGGTGTCCGTGATAGATACGGCGGCGCGGAGTCTGGCGGCCACGGTGGCGCTGCCCAACGGCAGCACGGGCCTGCACGGGGTCTGCGTGTCGCCGGACGGCGCGCATGTCTATGTGACGCACATTCTCGCGCGCTACCAGATGCCCACGACGCAGCTCGAGCGGGGCTGGATGAACACCAACGCCCTGAGCGTGCTCGATGCGGCGTCCATGAGCCTGGTCAACACGGTGCTGCTGGACGATGTGGACCTTGGCGGCGCCAACCCCTGGGCGGTGGCCTGCACGGCGGACGGCAAGAGCGTCTGCGTGACCCACGCGGGCACCCACGAAATCAGCGTGATAGACCGGGCCGCGCTCCATGATCGTCTGGCCAGGGCCGCCGCGGGCGAAAGGGTCACCGAGGTGTCCTCCAGCGCGGGCGACGTGCCGAATGACCTGTCCTTCCTGGTGGGGCTTCGCCGCCGGATTAAACTGGCGGGGAACGGCCCGCGCGGGCTGTGGGTGGACGGCGCCACGGCCTATGCCACCCAGTATTTTACGGACGACATAGCGGTGGTGGACCTCGCTGCGGCGAACCCCGCCGCGTCCGCGAAGCGCATCGAACTCGGCGATGCGGCCCCCACGCCGGAGCGCCTTGGGGAAAGGCACTTCTTTGACGCGGCCCTGTGCTTCCAGCACTGGCAGAGCTGTGGAAGCTGCCATCCGGACGCGCGGGTGGACGGGCTGAACTGGGACCTGCTGAACGACGGCATCGGCAACCCGAAGAACACGAAGAGCATGCTGCTGTCCCATGAGACGCCTCCGGCGATGAGCCTGGGCGTGCGCGACGGCGCGGAGGTCGCCGTGCGCGCGGGCATCCGCCACATCCAGTTCGCCGTGCGCCCCGAGGAGGACGCCGTGGCGATAGACCTGTACCTGAAATCCCTGAAGCCCGTGCCCAGCCCCCTGCTAGAGGGCGGAAAACTCGGCGCGGCCGCGGAGCGGGGAAAGGCGCTGTTTGCAGGCGCCAAATGCGCCGACTGCCACACGCCGCCCCATTACACCGACATGAAAGTGTACGAGCTGGGCACGGCGCGCGGCCTGGACGAGGGCAAGCCTGTGGACACCCCGGCGCTGGCCGAGGTCTGGCGCACCGCGCCGTACCTGCATGACGGGCGCTCGGCGACCATCATGGACGTGTTGAAAAAGGACAACCCCGACAACCGGCACGGTGACACCGCCGGTCTGACGGAGCAGGAGCTGGCGGATTTGGCGGCATACGTGCTGTCCCTGTGA